The following proteins are encoded in a genomic region of Amphiura filiformis chromosome 11, Afil_fr2py, whole genome shotgun sequence:
- the LOC140164944 gene encoding uncharacterized protein has protein sequence MAVFVIKFAVIIFITTCTATLGGVNGQITAIGPGFQQTISLLQNVNDTYTNMTSVLQETSSLLRRQLVTHENQRHVLTQMTDTQNETLNTVTQMADTQSQTLNTVTQMADTQSQTLNTVTRMADTQSQTLNTVTRMADTQSQTLNTVTQMVDTQSQTCDTLTEMSQSQTQILATLAQISNTQSQMANTFNQVAALLQMQTQQLQNMSSTMNTVVSVLEKQQETLENISRSLPLVLDQQATQIELLNQNSTAIVSSTDISADEQSVALLEMQNRQIQNLTDILTKEFHGQNRILLFNTLHGCSDLKLTQEFSGIYAVNPSTGLSVDVYCDTEIDGGGWTVFQRRYDGSIDFYRGWDEYVTGFGNLEGEFWAGLQLLHLLTSSGSWELKILLEDFYGGAAYANYQSFHIGDEASNYRLTVGGYSGTAGDSMAYSNSTAFTTKDRDNDGWGGNCGVSFHGAWWYRTCAWASLNGRYVYPAQLNSTGMTWFKWKNNWETLKSSTMMLRPTQ, from the coding sequence ATGGCGGTGTTTGTGATCAAGTTTGCAGTCATTATTTTCATCACTACATGTACGGCAACACTTGGTGGAGTTAACGGTCAAATAACAGCTATAGGCCCTGGATTTCAACAGACCATCTCTCTATTGCAGAATGTCAATGATACGTATACTAACATGACTTCTGTCCTGCAAGAAACCAGTAGTCTACTTCGAAGACAGCTTGTAACTCATGAGAATCAACGACATGTCTTGACTCAGATGACCGACACTCAAAATGAGACTTTGAACACTGTTACTCAGATGGCTGATACTCAAAGTCAGACTTTGAACACTGTTACTCAGATGGCTGATACTCAAAGTCAGACTTTGAACACTGTTACTCGGATGGCTGACACTCAAAGTCAGACTTTGAACACTGTTACTCGGATGGCTGATACTCAAAGCCAGACTTTGAACACTGTTACTCAGATGGTTGACACTCAAAGTCAGACTTGTGATACTCTGACTGAGATGAGTCAAAGCCAAACTCAGATTCTTGCTACTTTGGCTCAAATAAGCAACACCCAATCACAGATGGCAAATACTTTCAATCAAGTAGCAGCCCTCCTGCAGATGCAAACTCAGCAGCTGCAGAACATGTCATCCACCATGAATACTGTAGTGTCTGTACTAGAGAAGCAGCAAGAAACTCTGGAGAACATCTCCCGGTCGTTACCACTTGTACTAGACCAGCAAGCCACTCAGATTGAACTGTTAAATCAGAATTCAACAGCTATTGTCAGCAGTACTGACATATCAGCCGATGAGCAATCAGTCGCACTTTTAGAGATGCAAAATCGACAAATTCAAAACTTGACTGACATTCTCACCAAAGAATTTCATGGGCAAAACAGAATTTTGCTCTTTAACACATTACATGGGTGCTCAGATCTTAAACTAACACAAGAGTTTTCTGGAATCTATGCAGTAAACCCAAGCACTGGCTTGTCGGTTGATGTATATTGTGACACAGAAATAGACGGGGGTGGTTGGACTGTATTCCAGCGAAGATATGATGGATCCATAGACTTTTATCGTGGATGGGATGAATATGTTACAGGGTTTGGAAACTTAGAGGGAGAGTTTTGGGCTGGACTACAATTGCTACATCTACTGACAAGCTCTGGATCTTGGGAACTAAAGATCCTTCTGGAAGATTTCTATGGTGGGGCAGCATATGCAAATTATCAGTCTTTTCACATCGGTGATGAAGCATCAAATTATAGACTTACTGTTGGTGGATACAGTGGTACTGCTGGTGACTCAATGGCCTATAGTAATAGCACCGCATTCACAACTAAAGATAGGGATAATGATGGCTGGGGCGGTAACTGTGGTGTAAGCTTCCATGGTGCTTGGTGGTATAGGACCTGTGCTTGGGCTAGCCTGAATGGAAGGTATGTATATCCAGCACAACTCAACTCAACAGGAATGACATGGTTTAAATGGAAAAATAATTGGGAAACCCTGAAGTCCTCAACTATGATGTTGCGACCAACGCAATAG